A stretch of Deltaproteobacteria bacterium DNA encodes these proteins:
- a CDS encoding putative metal-binding motif-containing protein: MLAKKSARSFIITLILMVVTACGGSDAKFEDPAGKTIVKTPTEPVDLGSTVTPSPSPTPVATVVPTPTSVPTIATPTPTPEVSEIDADQDGSNVTRDCNDNDASIHPRAEDIPGDGIDQNCSGADNYLAKVTERREFFSPEDPNLGDALYHETVYGEADLIREEIYYKDKGKILYTVEYFYDDQGYLIKKVYFNKQAIILTEEIENNAEGKKTVSRLTNGETNKLETTIKYQYNPDGTLRREIRTNMLTGEIDWIIQYSYKDGLLDSKIATSEDGTLLGTSVYEYRVGGLLQMVTNKKIMEDGSTQVEQQRYTYNSNDQVSILAVYQDGKRYSVSSFTYELAE; this comes from the coding sequence ATGTTGGCAAAAAAATCAGCTCGGTCTTTTATTATAACCTTAATTTTAATGGTCGTTACCGCCTGTGGTGGTAGTGATGCTAAATTTGAAGATCCAGCAGGAAAGACAATTGTTAAAACCCCTACAGAGCCTGTTGATCTTGGTTCTACGGTAACACCGAGCCCATCACCTACGCCGGTGGCTACGGTTGTTCCAACCCCAACCTCGGTGCCAACAATCGCAACACCTACCCCTACACCTGAAGTTTCCGAAATTGATGCAGACCAAGATGGTAGTAACGTGACCCGAGATTGTAATGATAATGATGCAAGTATTCATCCTAGGGCTGAGGATATCCCTGGCGATGGGATTGATCAAAATTGCAGTGGGGCCGATAATTATTTAGCCAAAGTAACTGAAAGGCGAGAATTCTTTTCTCCGGAAGACCCAAATTTAGGCGATGCCTTGTATCACGAAACTGTCTATGGAGAGGCGGATTTGATTCGGGAAGAGATATACTATAAAGATAAGGGCAAAATTTTATACACGGTCGAATATTTTTATGACGACCAAGGTTATTTAATCAAAAAGGTTTATTTTAATAAACAGGCGATCATATTAACGGAAGAAATCGAAAATAATGCCGAAGGTAAGAAAACTGTTTCTCGTCTCACGAATGGAGAAACAAACAAACTAGAAACCACTATTAAGTATCAATATAATCCCGATGGGACTTTGCGCCGAGAAATCAGAACCAACATGTTAACAGGTGAGATTGATTGGATTATCCAATATAGCTACAAAGATGGCTTATTAGATTCGAAAATTGCGACCTCAGAAGATGGGACATTGTTGGGAACAAGTGTCTACGAATATCGGGTTGGGGGTCTCCTTCAAATGGTGACCAATAAAAAAATCATGGAAGATGGTTCGACACAAGTCGAACAACAACGCTATACCTACAATAGTAATGACCAAGTGAGTATATTAGCCGTTTATCAAGATGGTAAAAGGTATTCGGTTTCGAGCTTTACTTATGAATTAGCGGAATAA
- a CDS encoding TIGR02147 family protein, with protein MEKPDLFEYADYRDYLRDIYQYLKISSKGTFSFRAFAKKAQMGSPNYLKLVMDGERELSAKTIQKFGRALSLNKNELSFFEALVFFCKSHNESEKEFYYNKLKRFKKFKLAQNITLEQHGYFSKWYIPVIREMVLLKGFKPDAQWIAKHLDPPISPKEAETALDTLVSLGFLTKNAHGKFEQQELTLATSTEEQSVPLWNFHREMIVRAHQALYKPNIERNISGMTAAVSLEQFEEVKKMINQFFVQINDYLEENKSTAELICQINFQQFKLTR; from the coding sequence ATGGAGAAGCCTGATTTATTTGAATATGCTGATTATCGTGATTATTTAAGGGATATTTATCAGTATTTGAAAATCAGTTCAAAGGGAACATTTTCGTTTCGGGCCTTTGCCAAAAAGGCCCAAATGGGATCTCCTAATTATTTGAAATTAGTCATGGATGGTGAGCGGGAGCTTTCTGCCAAAACCATTCAGAAATTTGGGCGGGCGCTTAGCCTTAACAAAAATGAGCTGAGTTTTTTTGAAGCCCTGGTGTTTTTTTGCAAAAGCCACAATGAGTCAGAAAAGGAATTTTATTATAATAAATTAAAACGCTTCAAAAAATTTAAGTTGGCGCAAAATATTACCCTCGAACAACATGGTTACTTTTCAAAATGGTATATTCCCGTAATTCGCGAAATGGTTTTGTTAAAGGGGTTTAAGCCCGACGCCCAATGGATTGCCAAGCATTTAGACCCACCCATCAGCCCTAAAGAAGCCGAAACGGCTCTGGACACCTTGGTGAGTTTGGGTTTTTTGACTAAAAATGCGCATGGGAAATTTGAACAACAAGAGTTAACCTTGGCAACTTCAACGGAGGAGCAAAGTGTTCCTTTATGGAACTTTCATCGGGAAATGATCGTAAGGGCCCATCAAGCCTTGTATAAGCCCAATATTGAGCGTAACATTTCAGGTATGACCGCAGCGGTTAGCCTGGAGCAATTTGAAGAAGTTAAAAAGATGATCAATCAATTTTTTGTGCAAATTAACGATTATTTAGAAGAAAATAAGAGTACTGCCGAGTTAATCTGTCAGATTAATTTTCAGCAATTTAAGTTGACCAGATAG